From Luteococcus japonicus, one genomic window encodes:
- a CDS encoding thioredoxin domain-containing protein yields the protein MPNRLAESTSPYLQQHAHQEVDWYPWGAEAFEAARERDLPLLVSTGYAACHWCHVMAHESFDDHETAVYMNEHFVSVKVDREENPDVDSVLMNATQALTGQGGWPMTVFLTPDGEPFFAGTYFPPQPANGQPSFRQVLEALAGAWDERRDEVLGSASSIASQLRELNPVASSTTVPGARETLELLGKDYDMIHGGFGTAPKFPPAMVLDALLVKGDPTSLDMAQLTCEMMARGGLFDRVGGGFHRYAVDPGWVVPHFEKMLYDNALLLGTYLRCWRRTADHDGYKREVYENVIYSTVEWLEREMRTEPVEGLGGGAFAASLDADSVDIRGMVAEGIYYLWNPDLLVDALGEADGGWARQVFHVHEGGTFEMGLSTLQLHGSPDQARLTAVLDKLRAERANRFPPSRDDKVVAAWNGLVIESLVNAAMTFGEAGWLELARDAAQAVWDVHIDQAADRFVRTSRDGVAGTTAAVAEDHGALALGLARLAGATGDATWLERAVWLLERADRLFTAEDGGFFDAEASDELFTRPRDLTDNSTPSGTSSMVAALRLAGLLACREDLLARADRAAETTWPLVASQPRFAGWSLADALVLDEARRGLSPAQAVIVLPDSAPEAEIDRLATAAWRMAPAGTGIVVGRGGTEGFGHLFDDRTARDGQSTAHVCRGEVCFEPTTDYADLKTPLWSRC from the coding sequence GTGCCGAACCGTCTTGCCGAGTCCACCAGCCCCTACCTGCAGCAGCACGCCCACCAGGAGGTCGACTGGTACCCGTGGGGTGCCGAGGCCTTCGAGGCGGCCCGTGAACGTGACCTGCCCCTGCTGGTCAGCACCGGATATGCCGCCTGCCACTGGTGCCACGTGATGGCCCACGAGAGCTTCGACGACCACGAGACGGCCGTCTACATGAACGAGCACTTCGTCAGTGTGAAGGTGGACCGCGAGGAGAACCCGGACGTCGACTCCGTGCTGATGAATGCCACTCAGGCACTCACCGGGCAGGGGGGATGGCCGATGACGGTCTTCCTGACTCCGGACGGCGAGCCCTTCTTCGCCGGCACCTACTTCCCGCCGCAGCCCGCCAACGGCCAGCCCAGCTTCCGCCAGGTGCTCGAAGCGCTGGCCGGGGCCTGGGACGAGCGTCGAGACGAGGTGCTGGGCTCCGCGTCGAGCATCGCATCGCAGCTTCGTGAGCTGAACCCGGTCGCCAGTTCCACGACCGTGCCCGGGGCCCGGGAGACCTTGGAGCTGCTGGGCAAGGACTACGACATGATCCACGGCGGTTTCGGCACGGCGCCGAAGTTCCCGCCGGCGATGGTGCTCGACGCCCTCTTGGTCAAGGGCGACCCGACCAGCCTCGACATGGCGCAACTGACCTGCGAGATGATGGCCCGCGGCGGCCTCTTCGACCGTGTCGGAGGCGGTTTCCACCGCTATGCCGTCGACCCCGGCTGGGTGGTGCCGCACTTCGAGAAGATGCTCTATGACAACGCCCTGCTGCTGGGAACCTACCTGCGCTGCTGGCGGCGCACCGCCGACCACGACGGCTACAAGCGTGAGGTCTACGAGAACGTCATCTACTCGACCGTCGAATGGTTGGAGCGCGAGATGCGCACCGAGCCCGTCGAGGGCCTTGGGGGCGGCGCCTTCGCCGCCAGCCTCGACGCCGACAGCGTCGACATCCGCGGCATGGTGGCCGAGGGTATCTACTACCTGTGGAATCCGGACCTGCTGGTCGACGCGTTGGGGGAGGCCGACGGCGGCTGGGCACGCCAGGTCTTCCACGTGCACGAGGGCGGCACCTTCGAGATGGGGTTGTCCACCCTGCAGCTGCACGGTTCCCCGGACCAGGCGCGGCTGACCGCGGTGCTGGACAAGCTGCGGGCCGAGCGGGCGAACCGTTTCCCGCCGAGCCGTGACGACAAGGTGGTGGCCGCCTGGAATGGCCTGGTCATCGAGAGCCTGGTCAATGCCGCGATGACCTTCGGGGAGGCCGGCTGGTTGGAGCTGGCCCGCGATGCCGCCCAGGCCGTCTGGGATGTGCACATCGACCAAGCTGCGGACCGCTTCGTGCGGACCTCCCGCGACGGTGTGGCCGGCACCACCGCGGCCGTCGCCGAGGATCACGGCGCCCTGGCGCTGGGACTGGCCCGGTTGGCCGGCGCCACCGGTGATGCCACGTGGCTGGAGCGCGCGGTGTGGCTGCTCGAACGCGCCGACCGGCTCTTCACGGCCGAGGACGGCGGCTTCTTCGACGCCGAGGCCAGCGACGAGCTGTTCACCCGTCCCCGTGACCTGACCGACAACTCCACCCCGTCGGGCACCAGCTCCATGGTGGCCGCCCTGCGCCTGGCCGGTCTGCTGGCCTGCCGCGAGGACCTGCTGGCGCGAGCCGACCGGGCTGCCGAGACCACCTGGCCGCTGGTGGCCAGCCAGCCGCGCTTCGCCGGCTGGTCGCTCGCCGATGCGCTCGTGCTGGACGAGGCTCGTCGTGGCCTCAGCCCTGCGCAGGCCGTCATCGTGCTGCCTGATTCCGCGCCCGAGGCGGAGATTGACCGGCTCGCGACGGCTGCCTGGCGGATGGCTCCTGCCGGCACCGGCATCGTCGTCGGCAGGGGCGGGACCGAGGGCTTCGGTCACCTCTTCGACGACCGCACCGCCCGGGATGGTCAGAGCACAGCCCATGTCTGCCGCGGCGAGGTCTGCTTCGAGCCCACCACCGACTATGCGGACCTCAAGACCCCGCTGTGGAGCCGCTGCTGA
- a CDS encoding TetR/AcrR family transcriptional regulator C-terminal domain-containing protein, which produces MARLDGQGLPPAQAMRLLDCVVAFTVGKVQAEVRQPVGGDGVAPEQALAAMTETAPHLARALATGYGWQPDDEFSNGLGALLAGWPVSSGSTAGS; this is translated from the coding sequence GTGGCTCGGCTGGACGGCCAGGGACTGCCGCCCGCACAGGCGATGCGGCTGCTGGACTGCGTGGTGGCCTTCACCGTCGGCAAGGTCCAGGCGGAGGTGCGCCAACCCGTCGGTGGTGACGGCGTCGCCCCCGAACAGGCCCTGGCCGCAATGACCGAGACCGCCCCGCACCTGGCCCGAGCTCTCGCGACGGGCTACGGCTGGCAGCCCGACGACGAGTTCTCCAACGGACTGGGCGCGCTGTTGGCCGGTTGGCCGGTCAGCAGCGGCTCCACAGCGGGGTCTTGA
- a CDS encoding TetR/AcrR family transcriptional regulator, which translates to MASPPPTRWAPRYCCRRNIWIPIVFHPCANVGNGILHTDPNTKVIQTAILLPVCGWVMWHDRVLFFTRSQHPTGDAMTPRPASTSTAEVVRQAVALLDAEGPDAFSMRKLGAAMGVDPMTVYHHVPNKAALFDLVVDELWSGLAPAVDGGWQQQVASLAHELRRVLLEHPRLVQLVGARPMVAPPATWTGRRARGSAGRPGTAARTGDAAAGLRGGLHRRQGPGGGAPTRRW; encoded by the coding sequence ATGGCGTCACCCCCGCCGACGCGCTGGGCTCCGCGCTACTGCTGCCGGCGCAACATCTGGATCCCTATCGTCTTCCACCCGTGCGCCAATGTCGGCAACGGGATCCTGCACACGGATCCGAACACCAAGGTGATCCAGACGGCCATCCTGCTGCCCGTCTGCGGCTGGGTCATGTGGCACGATCGTGTCCTCTTCTTCACCCGCTCGCAGCACCCGACAGGAGATGCGATGACCCCCCGCCCCGCCAGCACCAGCACCGCCGAGGTCGTGCGGCAGGCCGTCGCCCTGCTCGACGCCGAGGGTCCGGACGCCTTCAGCATGCGCAAGCTGGGTGCCGCGATGGGAGTCGACCCGATGACCGTCTACCACCACGTCCCGAACAAGGCGGCGCTCTTCGACCTGGTCGTCGACGAGCTCTGGAGCGGCCTCGCCCCGGCCGTCGACGGTGGCTGGCAGCAGCAGGTTGCGAGCCTGGCCCACGAGCTGCGACGGGTACTGCTGGAACACCCGCGGCTGGTCCAGCTGGTGGGAGCCCGCCCGATGGTCGCCCCCCCGGCTACTTGGACTGGCCGACGAGCTCGTGGCTCGGCTGGACGGCCAGGGACTGCCGCCCGCACAGGCGATGCGGCTGCTGGACTGCGTGGTGGCCTTCACCGTCGGCAAGGTCCAGGCGGAGGTGCGCCAACCCGTCGGTGGTGA
- a CDS encoding isoprenyl transferase gives MNRLDRITETLDRMHPSGLLYSTYESRLAAELDKDSLPRHVAVLADGNRRWARMNAPDQPLVTGYRAGADKLKDFVTWCDEAGIEVVTLWVLSPDNLKRAAAGEVAPLLGVIEELVTDLAADGRWPVQAVGDMSLLPTEMAEALERARRESVGNTGMLVNVAIAYGGRHELRDAMRSLLREEAAKGRSLAEVAETLDIDQIGEHLYTKGQPDPDLIIRTSGEQRLSGFLMWQSAHSEFYFCEALWPDFRKVDFLRALRSFSQRERRYGR, from the coding sequence ATGAACAGGCTGGACCGAATCACCGAGACCCTCGACCGGATGCACCCGTCGGGCCTGCTCTACAGCACCTACGAGAGCCGGTTGGCAGCCGAGCTGGACAAGGACAGCCTCCCCCGCCACGTCGCTGTACTGGCCGACGGAAACCGTCGCTGGGCCCGGATGAATGCCCCGGACCAACCGCTGGTGACGGGATACCGCGCCGGAGCCGACAAGCTCAAGGACTTCGTGACCTGGTGCGACGAGGCCGGCATCGAAGTGGTAACCCTGTGGGTGCTCAGCCCGGACAACCTCAAGCGCGCCGCGGCCGGGGAGGTCGCCCCCCTGCTCGGCGTGATCGAGGAACTGGTCACGGATCTCGCGGCCGACGGGCGCTGGCCAGTGCAGGCCGTGGGTGACATGTCGCTGCTGCCGACGGAGATGGCCGAGGCCTTGGAGCGCGCCCGCAGGGAGAGCGTGGGCAACACCGGAATGCTGGTCAACGTCGCGATCGCCTACGGCGGCCGGCACGAACTGCGGGACGCCATGCGCTCACTGCTGCGCGAGGAGGCCGCCAAGGGGCGCAGCCTGGCCGAGGTGGCGGAGACCCTGGACATCGACCAGATCGGCGAGCACCTCTACACCAAGGGCCAGCCGGACCCGGACCTGATCATCCGCACCTCGGGCGAACAGCGCCTGTCCGGCTTCCTGATGTGGCAGAGCGCCCACAGCGAGTTCTACTTCTGCGAGGCCCTGTGGCCGGACTTCCGCAAGGTGGACTTCCTGCGCGCACTGCGCTCCTTCAGCCAGCGAGAACGTCGATACGGCCGCTGA
- the trhA gene encoding PAQR family membrane homeostasis protein TrhA, whose amino-acid sequence MQTRSPQAAAERVHDALDDLAAAVKPRLRGWLHQFFAPVMLVAGILVVALAPTRAERLACVVYTLSAVLLFGNSAFYHRGNWTDKVHAVFRRVDHANIFVFIAGSYTPLAVALLEGRSRWVLLGLIWSCALVGVLFRVFWIHAPRWLYVALYVAMGWAAVGWLGSFWSAGGPAVVLLIALGGVIYTLGAVAYGSKRPNPWPQTFGFHEVFHLCTVLAAVAHFVAICLALFAHHGG is encoded by the coding sequence ATGCAGACCAGGTCCCCCCAAGCCGCCGCCGAGCGGGTGCACGATGCCCTCGACGATCTCGCCGCCGCCGTCAAGCCGCGCCTGCGCGGCTGGCTGCACCAGTTCTTCGCGCCGGTGATGCTGGTGGCGGGAATCCTGGTGGTGGCACTCGCGCCCACCCGCGCCGAGCGGCTGGCCTGCGTCGTCTACACACTCAGCGCAGTCCTGCTCTTCGGCAACTCCGCCTTCTACCACCGGGGCAACTGGACCGACAAGGTGCACGCCGTCTTCCGCCGGGTGGACCACGCGAACATCTTCGTCTTCATCGCCGGCAGCTACACCCCGCTGGCCGTCGCGCTGCTCGAGGGCCGCAGCCGCTGGGTGCTGCTGGGGCTGATCTGGTCCTGCGCCCTGGTGGGGGTGCTCTTCCGAGTCTTCTGGATCCATGCCCCGCGCTGGCTCTACGTCGCGCTCTACGTGGCGATGGGCTGGGCGGCCGTGGGATGGCTGGGCTCCTTCTGGAGCGCCGGTGGTCCGGCCGTCGTGCTGCTGATCGCGCTCGGCGGGGTCATCTACACGCTGGGCGCCGTGGCCTATGGCAGCAAGCGGCCCAATCCTTGGCCACAGACCTTCGGCTTCCACGAGGTCTTCCACCTGTGCACCGTGCTTGCCGCCGTAGCCCACTTCGTCGCCATCTGCCTGGCCCTGTTCGCCCACCACGGCGGCTAG
- the dapE gene encoding succinyl-diaminopimelate desuccinylase has product MSLDLAQPLPDLLQAIVDVESVSGNEARLADLVQEALATCPHLDVERLGNNVVARTRLGRSQRVVVAGHLDTVPVAGNLPSTRDDVDGVDAIIGRGTCDMKGGVAVALQLAAELATPRHDVTWVLYENEEVTADLNGLGIITAQRPELLAGDFAILMEPTSALIEGGCQGTMRFWITTTGTAAHSARGWLGHNAIHDVREVLDRLAGFEQREVTVDGLTYREGLNAVQIRGGVAGNVIPDECSVHINYRFAPDKTAEQAEAMMRELFDGFDLEIVDLSPSARPGLDLPAAKDFVAAVGGVPGPKYGWTDVARFSALGVPAVNFGPANPNKAHTDDEFCPVQDLYTCADALRRWLGATEREEA; this is encoded by the coding sequence ATGAGTCTTGACCTCGCCCAGCCACTGCCCGACCTGCTGCAGGCCATCGTCGACGTGGAGTCGGTGAGCGGCAACGAAGCCCGGCTCGCGGACCTCGTGCAGGAGGCCCTGGCCACCTGCCCGCACCTGGACGTCGAGCGGCTGGGCAACAATGTGGTGGCCCGTACCCGGTTGGGGCGCTCCCAGCGGGTCGTCGTCGCCGGACATCTGGACACCGTGCCGGTGGCCGGAAACCTGCCCAGTACCCGGGATGACGTGGATGGCGTGGACGCGATCATCGGCCGAGGCACCTGCGACATGAAGGGCGGGGTGGCCGTCGCCCTGCAGCTGGCCGCGGAACTCGCCACCCCTCGGCATGACGTCACCTGGGTCCTCTACGAGAACGAGGAGGTCACGGCGGATCTGAACGGACTGGGGATCATCACCGCGCAGCGTCCGGAGCTGTTGGCCGGGGACTTCGCCATCCTGATGGAACCCACCAGTGCCCTGATCGAGGGCGGCTGCCAGGGCACCATGCGCTTCTGGATCACCACCACCGGAACGGCCGCCCACAGCGCCCGGGGATGGCTGGGACACAACGCCATCCACGACGTGCGCGAGGTGCTGGACCGATTGGCCGGCTTCGAGCAGCGCGAGGTCACGGTGGACGGCCTGACCTACCGCGAGGGGCTCAATGCCGTGCAGATCCGCGGGGGAGTGGCCGGCAATGTCATCCCCGACGAGTGCAGCGTGCACATCAACTACCGTTTTGCCCCGGACAAGACGGCCGAGCAGGCCGAGGCCATGATGCGGGAGCTCTTCGACGGCTTCGACCTCGAGATCGTCGACCTCTCGCCCTCGGCCAGGCCCGGGCTCGACCTGCCCGCCGCCAAGGACTTCGTCGCGGCCGTCGGCGGCGTCCCCGGCCCCAAGTACGGCTGGACCGACGTCGCCCGCTTCAGCGCCCTGGGTGTTCCGGCCGTCAACTTCGGGCCCGCCAATCCCAACAAGGCCCACACCGACGACGAGTTCTGCCCGGTGCAGGACCTGTACACCTGCGCCGATGCCCTGCGTCGCTGGCTCGGCGCCACCGAGCGAGAGGAGGCCTGA
- a CDS encoding TIGR00730 family Rossman fold protein — protein MGSQEHEAVDNAPGRGRHVVQGSVIRRNNQVQETTTDQRLLASAGDVAWTRTDPWRTMRIQAEFVEGFGTLADLGPAISLFGSARTRPDSPMYAAAERMAARLVEEGYAVITGGGPGVMEAANKGADEAGGTSVGLGIELPFEASMNPHVNLGINFRYFFVRKVMFLKYARGFIVMPGGLGTFDELFEALTLAQTGKVQHFPVVLFGVDYWSGLVGWLRERCLAEGYIKEKDLDMFLVTDDEQEAIAHATGKGERT, from the coding sequence ATGGGCAGTCAGGAGCATGAGGCCGTGGACAATGCCCCCGGCCGGGGACGCCACGTCGTCCAGGGTTCCGTGATCCGTCGCAACAACCAGGTGCAGGAGACCACCACCGACCAACGGCTGCTTGCCAGCGCGGGCGACGTGGCGTGGACGCGCACCGACCCCTGGCGCACCATGCGGATCCAGGCCGAGTTCGTGGAGGGTTTCGGCACGCTGGCGGACCTGGGGCCCGCGATCAGCCTGTTCGGATCCGCGCGGACCAGGCCGGACAGCCCGATGTACGCCGCGGCGGAAAGGATGGCCGCACGCCTGGTGGAGGAGGGCTATGCCGTGATCACCGGGGGTGGACCCGGCGTGATGGAGGCGGCCAACAAGGGCGCCGACGAGGCCGGTGGCACGTCGGTGGGGCTGGGCATCGAGCTGCCCTTCGAGGCCTCCATGAACCCCCACGTGAACCTGGGCATCAACTTCCGTTACTTCTTCGTGCGCAAGGTGATGTTCCTCAAGTACGCCCGCGGATTCATCGTGATGCCCGGAGGGCTGGGGACCTTCGACGAACTCTTCGAGGCCCTGACCCTGGCCCAGACCGGCAAGGTGCAGCACTTCCCGGTGGTGCTCTTCGGCGTGGACTACTGGTCCGGCCTGGTGGGCTGGCTGCGGGAACGCTGCCTCGCCGAGGGCTACATCAAGGAGAAGGACCTGGACATGTTCCTGGTCACCGACGACGAGCAGGAGGCCATCGCCCACGCCACCGGGAAGGGGGAGCGGACGTGA
- a CDS encoding DivIVA domain-containing protein, with product MTWLLASLVLVVLAAAAVVGSGRWGAMPDLVDDRTSGRLPEGPIGARELLATRFTVVPRGYSMAEVDELLQRLAAQLPQDTRQADDKGGEDFTRASDDEASTPRRTTGRGLFEA from the coding sequence GTGACCTGGTTGCTTGCCTCGCTGGTCCTCGTCGTGCTGGCCGCCGCTGCGGTGGTCGGCAGTGGACGTTGGGGTGCCATGCCGGACCTCGTCGACGACAGGACTTCCGGCCGGCTGCCGGAGGGGCCCATCGGTGCCCGCGAGCTGTTGGCGACACGGTTCACCGTGGTGCCGCGCGGCTATTCCATGGCGGAGGTCGACGAGTTGCTGCAGCGGCTCGCCGCCCAGCTGCCGCAGGACACGCGACAGGCCGATGACAAGGGGGGCGAGGATTTCACAAGGGCGTCGGATGATGAGGCCTCCACGCCGCGCAGGACCACGGGCCGGGGGCTCTTCGAGGCCTGA
- a CDS encoding DUF3117 domain-containing protein: MAAMKPRTGDGPMEVTKEGRGIVMRVPVDGGGRLVVELNATEATDLLKCLQEVVG; this comes from the coding sequence ATGGCTGCAATGAAGCCCCGCACGGGTGACGGCCCCATGGAGGTCACCAAGGAAGGCCGTGGCATCGTGATGCGTGTTCCCGTGGACGGCGGAGGCCGTCTCGTGGTCGAACTCAACGCCACCGAGGCCACCGACCTGCTGAAGTGCCTGCAGGAGGTCGTGGGCTGA
- the glgA gene encoding glycogen synthase encodes MRVSILTREYPPTIYGGAGVHVAQLVPQLRKFIDIDVQCMGEPREGATAHEENYPAGANAALRVFGADLSMVAALPEDIDVVHSHTWYANLAGHLAGLFRDIPHVVSAHSLEPDRPWKAEQLGGGYAMSSWAERTAYNGADAVIAVSEGMKKGILAAYPELEADKIHVVLNGIDPEEFKPDHGTDICEQIGMDTTKPSVVFVGRITRQKGLVHLVRAAQHLDPETQLILLAGAPDTPEIAEEFNQAFADLKAARGGGVVWVQEMLPRASVRQVMSNATVFACPSIYEPLGIVNLEAMATETAVVASAVGGIPEVVVDGETGYLVDYDPAKAGDADYIANFEKTFGERINELTRNPELTDRFGTAGRQRCIDKFSWETIARQTVEVYQAAAARHAQRATKA; translated from the coding sequence ATGCGCGTATCGATCCTCACCCGTGAGTACCCCCCGACCATCTATGGCGGAGCCGGCGTCCATGTGGCCCAGCTCGTGCCGCAGCTGCGCAAGTTCATCGACATCGACGTGCAGTGCATGGGCGAGCCGCGCGAGGGAGCCACGGCACACGAGGAGAACTACCCCGCCGGAGCCAATGCCGCGCTGCGCGTCTTCGGCGCGGACCTGTCCATGGTGGCCGCGCTGCCCGAGGACATCGACGTCGTGCACTCCCACACCTGGTACGCCAACCTCGCCGGGCACCTGGCCGGCCTCTTCCGGGACATCCCGCATGTCGTCAGCGCGCACTCCCTGGAGCCCGACCGTCCGTGGAAGGCCGAACAGCTGGGCGGCGGCTATGCCATGAGCTCGTGGGCGGAGCGCACCGCCTACAACGGCGCCGATGCGGTGATCGCGGTGAGCGAGGGCATGAAGAAGGGCATCCTGGCCGCCTACCCGGAGCTGGAGGCGGACAAGATCCACGTCGTGCTCAACGGCATCGACCCCGAGGAGTTCAAGCCCGACCACGGCACGGACATCTGCGAGCAGATCGGGATGGACACCACGAAGCCCTCGGTGGTCTTCGTCGGCCGCATCACGCGCCAGAAGGGCCTGGTCCACCTGGTACGCGCCGCGCAGCACCTGGACCCCGAGACCCAGCTGATCCTGCTGGCCGGCGCTCCGGACACCCCGGAGATCGCCGAGGAGTTCAACCAGGCCTTCGCCGACCTCAAGGCGGCCCGTGGTGGCGGTGTCGTCTGGGTGCAGGAGATGCTGCCCCGCGCCAGCGTGCGCCAGGTGATGAGCAATGCCACCGTCTTCGCCTGCCCCAGCATCTACGAGCCGCTGGGCATCGTGAACCTGGAGGCCATGGCCACGGAGACCGCCGTGGTCGCGAGTGCGGTCGGCGGCATCCCGGAGGTCGTCGTCGACGGGGAGACCGGCTACCTCGTGGACTACGACCCGGCCAAGGCCGGCGACGCCGACTACATCGCCAACTTCGAGAAGACCTTCGGCGAGCGGATCAACGAACTGACCCGCAATCCGGAGCTGACCGACCGCTTCGGCACTGCCGGCCGCCAGCGCTGCATCGACAAGTTCAGCTGGGAGACCATCGCCCGGCAGACCGTCGAGGTCTACCAGGCCGCCGCGGCGCGGCACGCACAGCGAGCCACGAAGGCCTGA
- the glgC gene encoding glucose-1-phosphate adenylyltransferase produces MSTRPKVLSIVLAGGEGIRLMPLTADRAKPAVPFGGTYRLIDFVLSNLANSEMRQIAVLTQYKSHSLDKHISLTWRMSTMLGNYVTPVPAQQRLGPQWYQGSADAIYQSMNLIRDEKPDYIVVFGADNIYRMDVSQMLDSHIDSGLACTVAGIRVPRSEAHAFGIIDSAEGGKIKQFLEKPADPPGLPDSPEESFASMGNYIFTTQALIDALEADAADPNAGHDMGGDIIPSFVAKGEAQVYDFRDNVVPGATDEDRNYWRDVGTIDAYHEAHMDLVSVVPQFNLYNDKWPIWTTQVQAPGAKFTMRGNAEDSIVSPGCIISGGDVDRTVMSPDVYIEKWARVDRSILMGGVRIGRNAVVHNAILDKNVIVPDGVEVGVNHDLDRARGFTVSDGGITVVGKGIVIPPAR; encoded by the coding sequence ATGTCCACAAGACCAAAGGTGCTCTCCATCGTCCTGGCGGGTGGCGAGGGAATACGCCTCATGCCCCTCACCGCTGACCGGGCCAAGCCTGCCGTTCCCTTCGGGGGAACCTACCGTCTCATCGACTTCGTCCTGTCGAACCTTGCGAACTCCGAGATGCGACAGATCGCCGTGCTGACGCAGTACAAGTCGCACTCCCTTGACAAGCACATCTCGCTGACCTGGCGCATGTCGACGATGCTCGGCAACTACGTCACTCCGGTGCCGGCCCAGCAGCGCCTCGGGCCCCAGTGGTACCAGGGCAGCGCCGATGCCATCTACCAGTCGATGAACCTGATCCGGGACGAGAAGCCCGACTACATCGTCGTCTTCGGGGCGGACAACATCTACCGGATGGATGTCAGCCAGATGCTCGACTCCCACATCGACTCCGGCCTGGCCTGCACTGTCGCCGGGATCCGCGTGCCGCGTTCCGAGGCCCACGCCTTCGGCATCATCGATTCGGCAGAGGGCGGCAAGATCAAGCAGTTCCTCGAGAAGCCCGCGGATCCGCCCGGCCTGCCCGACTCCCCGGAGGAGTCCTTCGCGTCGATGGGCAACTACATCTTCACCACCCAGGCTCTGATCGACGCCCTGGAAGCGGATGCGGCCGATCCCAATGCCGGTCACGACATGGGCGGCGACATCATCCCGTCCTTCGTGGCCAAGGGGGAGGCCCAGGTCTACGACTTCCGGGACAATGTCGTTCCCGGCGCCACCGACGAGGACCGCAACTACTGGCGCGACGTGGGCACCATCGACGCCTACCACGAGGCCCACATGGACCTGGTGAGTGTCGTGCCGCAGTTCAACCTCTACAACGACAAGTGGCCCATCTGGACCACCCAGGTCCAGGCCCCGGGCGCCAAGTTCACCATGCGCGGCAATGCGGAGGACTCCATCGTCTCGCCCGGTTGCATCATCTCCGGCGGCGACGTGGACCGCACCGTGATGAGCCCCGACGTGTACATCGAGAAGTGGGCACGGGTGGACCGCTCGATCCTGATGGGTGGCGTGCGGATCGGCCGCAATGCCGTGGTGCACAATGCGATCCTGGACAAGAATGTGATCGTGCCCGACGGCGTCGAGGTCGGTGTCAACCATGACCTGGACCGTGCCCGTGGCTTCACAGTCAGCGACGGTGGCATCACCGTCGTCGGCAAGGGGATCGTGATCCCCCCGGCGCGCTGA
- a CDS encoding O-methyltransferase — MHTSSTPLALDTRSWGYAEDFVQPDELLREAREQAITLGLEPISNGSATALRFLAHLVQARAIVEVGTGTGVSGLALFEGMGTDGIITSIDPEPERQSAARAEFTKAGVRSNRFRLIAGNPLDVLPKLRDGAYDMVFINGDKLEYVEYVAQALRLLRHGGVVVLNNALWKNLVADPDNEDDETVIIREALAAVAETEEFTPLLLPVGDGLLAAIKA; from the coding sequence ATCCACACCTCCAGCACTCCCCTGGCCCTCGACACCCGTTCGTGGGGCTATGCCGAGGACTTCGTCCAGCCCGACGAGCTCCTGCGCGAAGCGCGGGAGCAGGCCATCACGCTCGGTCTGGAGCCCATCAGCAATGGCTCCGCCACCGCCCTGCGCTTTCTGGCACACCTGGTGCAGGCCCGCGCGATCGTCGAGGTCGGCACGGGCACCGGCGTCTCCGGCCTGGCCCTGTTCGAGGGCATGGGCACCGACGGCATCATCACCAGCATTGACCCGGAGCCCGAGCGCCAGAGCGCGGCCCGCGCCGAGTTCACCAAGGCTGGCGTCCGCTCCAACCGCTTCCGCCTGATCGCCGGCAATCCGCTCGACGTGCTGCCCAAGCTGCGCGACGGCGCCTACGACATGGTCTTCATCAACGGCGACAAGCTCGAGTACGTCGAGTACGTCGCCCAGGCCCTGCGCCTGCTGCGCCACGGCGGCGTCGTCGTGCTGAACAATGCGCTGTGGAAGAACCTCGTCGCGGACCCGGACAACGAGGACGACGAGACGGTCATCATCCGCGAGGCACTGGCCGCGGTCGCCGAGACCGAGGAGTTCACTCCCCTGCTGCTGCCGGTCGGCGACGGCCTGCTGGCAGCCATCAAGGCCTGA